GAGCCAGGCGTTGTTGCCGTAGCCCCGTTCGTTCTCCACCCGCTCGCGGGGCTGCATGTCGCCCTCGAAGTCGATCGCGCGACTGGCCAGGTTGTAGCTTCCAGGGGCCAGGTCGGCGACGAACAGGAAGGGCCGCCAGGCGTGCAGGCCCAGGTCCGGGCCGATGAAGCGCGCCATGTGCCAGTGATCGCCGCCGTTGGTCGACACCTCCACGCGCAGCAGCGGCTTGGCGCCGCCGAAGGCCACGCCCTGGATCATCACCCGTCCCGCCTTGACCTGTTGCAGTGGCCGGGTGATCCACGACTTCACGTTCATTTCCCACATCGACGGCTGATCCGGCGCGCCTGACTGGCCGATCGGACGGATGCGATAGCCGGAGACCTGGATCTTCGCGTCGCTCTGCTCGGGGCTGAAGGCCACCTGCTTGACGTACTTGACGTTGTTCACCCCGTAGAACCCCGGCAGCACCATGCGCAGCGGGCCGCCATGGGCCAGGGGCAGCGGCTCGCCGTTCAGCTCCCAGGCCAGCAGGGCCTGTTCCACGGCGCGCAGCGGCACCGAGCGCTCGACCACCAGGCTCTTGGGGTCCAGGCCATCGGGCAGCGCTTCGCCGCCGTTGCTGGTCATGTAGCGGCTGCCATCGGCAATGCCGCCCAGGGCCTCGATCACCAGGCGCATCGGCACGCCGGTCCACAACACGCAGCCAGCGGCGCCCACCGACCATTGGGTGCCGCTGGCCCCGTGGGGGAAGAAGGCGCGGCCATTGCCCGAGCATTGCAGCACGCTGGCGACGGTTTCCACGCCGAGCTGCTTGAGCTCGCCCAGGGTCATGCTGCGGGGGTTCTTCACGCCCTGGAAGGTGACGCTCCAGGCATCGGGGTCGGCGACGATGGCCGGGTCGGGCGTCGGCAGGTTGTTGCGGATGAACAGCCGCTCATTGGAGGTCACCAGGCCAGTGCCCTGGGCCTCGCGGCGGGTTTCCAGGGTCTTGTCGCTGTGCACGATCAGGGCCCCGGGCGTCTTCCAGTTGACGTAGTCCGGCAGCGGTGTCTGCGCCGCCCAGGCATGCGGGGTGACGCTGAGCAGGCCGGCGGAGGCCAGGGCACCGGCGCTGCCGAGCAGCAGGTGGCGGCGATGCAGGTCGATGGAGTCGTTCATGGCGATTGTCCCTCCTTCGCTCACGTGCACCACTCGAGGGGAGGCCCGCCAGCTGGCGAGTGGCGCGCAGGCGTGATGTCAGGGGTGATGGCGAGCCGCGTCGGGCCGGATCGGTGTCGCGATGCCAGCCGGTGCGCACGGTCGTGCTTGCTTTGGTCTAGGCCGCGGGCGCTGGCCTGTCAAGGTTAGCGGTCGCCAACGGGGGGGGCTGGCCCCGCGGGCGCGGTGCCGAGCGTTTTCTGCGCAGTGCCGGCCCGGGCTGGTGGCGCTAGGCCATGGACCCGCGGTGAACAACCTTGTCCACAGGCCCATGCACCGCTTCTGGCGTGACCGGTTTCAGGCGGCCATGGCGCTGCGGATATCCGCGGCCAGCTGACGAACCCGCTGCTCGTCGGTGTCCCAGGAACACATGAAGCGCGCGCCGCCGGCGCCGATGAAGGTGTAGAAGCGCCAGCCCTGGCCGCGCAGGGTTTCCAGGGCCGCCTCGGAGATCTGCAGGAACACCCCGTTGGCCTCCACCGGGAACATCAGGCTGACGCCCGGCACGTCGCTGACCAGCTCGGCGAGCAGGCGTGCGCAGCGGTTGGCATGATTGGCGTAGTGCATCCAGGCGCCGCTCTGCAGCAGGCCGACCCAGGGCGCCGACAGGTAGCGCATCTTCGAGGCCAGTTGGCCGGCCTGCTTGCAGCGGTAGTCGAAGTCTTCGGCCAGCGCCTTGTTGAAGAACAGGATCGCCTCGCCCACGGCCATGCCGTTCTTGGTGCCGCCGAAGCACAGCACATCGACCCCGGATTTCCAGGTCAGCTCGGCCGGCGAGCGGTCGAGGAAGGCGCAGGCATTGGAGAAGCGCGCGCCGTCCATGTGCAGCTTGAGGCCCAGCTCGCGACAGGTCTCGCTGATCGCACGGATCTCCTCGGGGCGGTAGGCGGTGCCGACCTCGGTGGCCTGGGTCAGGCTGACCACCCTGGGCTTGGGGTAGTGGATGTCCTGGCGTTTGAGGGCGATGTCGCGAATCGCGGCCGGGGTCAGCTTGCCGTTCTCGGTCCTGGCCAGCAGCAGCTTGGAACCGTTGGAGAAGAATTCCGGGGCGCCGCACTCGTCCGTCTCGACGTGGGCGGTCTCCGAGCAGATCACGCTGTGATAGCTCTGGCACAGCGCCGCCAGGGCCAGGGAGTTGGCCGCGGTGCCGTTGAAGGCGAAGAACACCTCGCAGTCGGTTTCGAACAGCTGGCGGAAGTGATCGGCGGCGCGGGCGGTCCACTGGTCGTCGCCATAGGCGCGGTCGTGGCCGTGGTTGGCCTCGGCCATGGCGGCCCAGGCTTCGGGGCAGATGCCGGAGTAGTTGTCGCTGGCGAACTGTTGGGCTGAATCGGACATTGCAGTTCCTTCTTGTCGAGGCGCCGGGGCGAGGGGGCCGGCGGATGCCGCTACTGTACCTCCGTCACGGGGCGGAGCGGCAGCGGGCGCCGGGTTTTCGGGGGCGGGGGGCGGCGGCACGCGCGGCGCAGATGAGCTAAGGTCGTGCCAGACCCGTCGCGCGAACGCTGCCCATGCCGCTGCCGTCCACCATCCCTCGGGACACGGCTCTCGACCTGCTCAAGTGGCTGGCGCTGCTGAGCATGCTGCTGGACCACCTGCGCTACGTCTGGCCATCGCTGTACTGGCTGTACGTGCCGGGGCGCCTGGCTTTCCCGCTGTTCTGTCTGGTTATCGCCGCCAACCTGCGCCGGCAAGCACCTGGCCAGCCGCTGCCGCTGCGCTACCTGGGGTGGCTGCTGGGCTTCGCCCTGCTGTCCGAGTGGCCCTACCGACTGCTGGTGCCGGCGCCCCAGGTGCTGAATATCCTGCCGACCCTGGCCCTGGGCCTGTTGCTCGCCCAGGCCCTGGAGCGGCCCCGAAACGACCAGCGCTGGCTGGCTCCGGGGGCGCTGTCGCTGGCGCTGCTGGCGCACCCCTGGCTGATGTTCGGCGCAGCGGGGGTGCTGTTGCCGGCGGCGTTCGCCCGGGCGCTGGATCAGCCGCGGCGCGCCTGGCCCTGGCCGGTGTTGTTGTGCCTGTTGGCCAACTACTGGGCGCCGCTGTACGCCGATGCCCTGGAAGGCGATGGCTTCGCCCTGGCGGTCGTTTTCAGTTGCGCCCTGGCACCGCTGGTCGGAATTGGCCTGTTGCGCGCCCCCGGTCGCTGGCCGGTGGCGCCGGTGGGCAGGTGGGCCTATGGTTTCTATCCCGGCCACTTCCTGGCCCTGGCCGCGCTGCGTGAAGGCCTGGGTTAGGGCCTGCGACGGGGTGTCGCAGTTTTCCGCTCCGAACGCCCCTAGCGCGGTGCATGCGCAAGACCGACAGGTGCATGTCGCAAACGCAATCCCCTGTGGCGTGCATAGGCATCTGGGGGTTCGGGGTGAGTCATACCATCCGCTCCACAGGGGTTCCCCCCTCCCGATTCCACACCGATGCGCTACAGCGTGGCGCCGCAGGAGATCAGCGATGTTCAGCAAACAAGATCAAATCCAAGGCTACGACGACGAACTGCTGGCGGCGATGGACGCCGAAGAAGCGCGTCAGGAGCACCACATCGAGCTGATCGCCTCGGAAAACTACACCAGCAAGCGCGTCATGCAGGCCCAGGGCAGCGGCCTGACCAACAAGTACGCCGAAGGCTACCCGGGCAAGCGTTACTACGGTGGTTGCGAGCACGTCGACGTGGTCGAGCAGCTGGCCATCGACCGCGCCAAGCAGCTGTTCGGCGCCGATTTCGCCAACGTCCAGCCGCACTCCGGCTCCTCGGCCAACAGCGCCGTCTACCTGGCCCTGCTGCAGGCCGGCGATACCATCCTGGGCATGAGCCTGGCCCACGGCGGCCACCTGACCCACGGTTCCAAGGTCAGCTCCTCCGGCAAGCTGTACAACGCCGTGCAGTACGGCCTGGACACCGCCACCGGCCTGATCGATTACGACGAAGTCGAGCGTCTGGCCGTCGAGC
The genomic region above belongs to Pseudomonas benzenivorans and contains:
- the sorT gene encoding SorT family sulfite dehydrogenase catalytic subunit, translating into MNDSIDLHRRHLLLGSAGALASAGLLSVTPHAWAAQTPLPDYVNWKTPGALIVHSDKTLETRREAQGTGLVTSNERLFIRNNLPTPDPAIVADPDAWSVTFQGVKNPRSMTLGELKQLGVETVASVLQCSGNGRAFFPHGASGTQWSVGAAGCVLWTGVPMRLVIEALGGIADGSRYMTSNGGEALPDGLDPKSLVVERSVPLRAVEQALLAWELNGEPLPLAHGGPLRMVLPGFYGVNNVKYVKQVAFSPEQSDAKIQVSGYRIRPIGQSGAPDQPSMWEMNVKSWITRPLQQVKAGRVMIQGVAFGGAKPLLRVEVSTNGGDHWHMARFIGPDLGLHAWRPFLFVADLAPGSYNLASRAIDFEGDMQPRERVENERGYGNNAWLDHAVAVQVV
- a CDS encoding threonine aldolase family protein, with product MSDSAQQFASDNYSGICPEAWAAMAEANHGHDRAYGDDQWTARAADHFRQLFETDCEVFFAFNGTAANSLALAALCQSYHSVICSETAHVETDECGAPEFFSNGSKLLLARTENGKLTPAAIRDIALKRQDIHYPKPRVVSLTQATEVGTAYRPEEIRAISETCRELGLKLHMDGARFSNACAFLDRSPAELTWKSGVDVLCFGGTKNGMAVGEAILFFNKALAEDFDYRCKQAGQLASKMRYLSAPWVGLLQSGAWMHYANHANRCARLLAELVSDVPGVSLMFPVEANGVFLQISEAALETLRGQGWRFYTFIGAGGARFMCSWDTDEQRVRQLAADIRSAMAA
- a CDS encoding TraX family protein, which translates into the protein MPLPSTIPRDTALDLLKWLALLSMLLDHLRYVWPSLYWLYVPGRLAFPLFCLVIAANLRRQAPGQPLPLRYLGWLLGFALLSEWPYRLLVPAPQVLNILPTLALGLLLAQALERPRNDQRWLAPGALSLALLAHPWLMFGAAGVLLPAAFARALDQPRRAWPWPVLLCLLANYWAPLYADALEGDGFALAVVFSCALAPLVGIGLLRAPGRWPVAPVGRWAYGFYPGHFLALAALREGLG